One segment of Kwoniella newhampshirensis strain CBS 13917 chromosome 10 map unlocalized Ctg14, whole genome shotgun sequence DNA contains the following:
- a CDS encoding glycine-tRNA ligase gives MAAAASTSTPSELTAPVNKTVHAFDKGVLDALLARRFFFAPAFEIYGGVAGLYDYGPTGSALQANILDAWRKHYIIEEDMLELDTTIMTLAEVLKTSGHVDKFADWMCKDVKTGEIFRADHLVEGVLEARLKGDKEARGVKDEPAAEEDGDKKKKKKKVVKSVAVKLDDNTVQEYEYLLAQIDNYTGPELGDIIRKHKITNPDTGNEVSEPVEFNLMFESNIGPTGQIKGYLRPETAQGHFVNFARLLEFNNGKVPFASAQIGRSFRNEIAPRQGLLRVREFTMAEIEHYVDPLDKRHARFNEVKDVVLTLLPKDVQSEGRTELTKMTVGDAVAAKIIDNETLGYFLGRTQLFLTKIGIDGERLRCRQHMANEMAHYAADCWDFEIQSSYGWIECVGCADRSAYDLTVHSVRTKQPLRVQQKLDAPRVVDKLEVTFEAKAFGMKFKKDATLIKETLMGMEKDKLQCIKDELANGSSSVQCADGKSYEITPDLVKIAPITVTEHMREFTPNVIEPSFGIGRILYSLLEHSYWAREQDKARGVLSLPALVAPIKCLIVTISQDPSLRNLIHDVSRRMRRLGIASRVDDSGASIGKKYARNDELGTPFGCTVDFASIQNGTMTLRERDSTSQLIGQIDDVIAVVDELVKGTLDWEGASKKLESYSGVQDVAE, from the exons ATGGCAGCTGCTgcttcgacttcgactCCTTCAGAATTGACCGCCCCCGTCAACAAGACCGTTCACGCTTTCGACAAGGGCGTGCTCGATGCCTTGTTGGCCAGGAGGTTCTTCTTTGCTCCCGCTTTTGAGATCTATGGTG GCGTCGCTGGACTGTACGACTATGGACCTACCGGTTCCGCCCTCCAAGCCAATATCCTCGACGCATGGAGAAAACACTACATCATCGAGGAAGACatgctcgagctcgacaccaccatcatGACCCTCGCGGAAGTCCTCAAGACCTCGGGTCATGTTGACAAGTTCGCCGATTGGATGTGCAAAGATGTCAAGACCGGAGAGATTTTCCGAGCGGACCACCTTGTCGAGGGTGTGCTGGAGGCGCGTCTGAAGGGTGATAAGGAGGCGAGGGGTGTCAAGGATGAGCCTGCTgctgaggaagatggcgacaagaagaagaagaagaagaaggtcgtcAAGAGTGTTGCTGTCAAGCTGGATGACAACACCGTGCAAGAGTACGAGTACTTGTTAGCACAA ATCGACAACTATACTGGTCCTGAACTTGGTGACATCATCAGAAAACACAAGATCACTAACCCCGACACTGGGAACGAGGTTTCTGAGCCCGTTGAATTTAACTTGATGTTCGAGAGCAACATCGGTCCCACTGGTCAGATCAAGGG TTACCTCCGACCTGAGACTGCCCAGGGTCATTTCGTCAACTTTGCCCGACTCCTCGAATTCAACAACGGGAAAGTCCCCTTCGCCTCGGCTCAGATCGGTCGAAGTTTCAGAAACGAGATTGCACCAAGACAGGGTCTTCTCCGAGTTCG AGAATTTACCATGGCTGAGATCGAGCACTACGTCGACCCCTTGGACAAGCGACATGCTAGATTCAACGAGGTCAAGGACGTAGTTTTGACTCTTTTGCCCAAGGATGTCCAAAGCGAGGGTAGAACTGAGCTCACCAAGATGACAGTCGGTGACGCCGTTGCCGCT AAAATCATCGACAATGAGACTCTCGGTTACTTCCTTGGTCGAACGCAGCTCTTCTTGACCAAGATTGGTATCGACGGGGAGAGATTGCGATGCAGACAGCATATGGCAAACGAGATGGCGCACTACGCTGCG GACTGCTGGGACTTTGAAATCCAATCATCATATGGATGGATCGAATGTGTCGGTTGTGCGGATCGATCCGCTTACGACCTTACTGTTCACTCTGTTCGAACTAAGCAACCCCTTCGGGTGCAACAGAAACTCGACGCCCCCAGAGTGGTAGACAAGCTCGAGGTCACCTTTGAGGCCAAGGCCTTCGGGATGAAGTTCAAGAAGGATGCCACACTGATTAAGGAGACTCTAATGGGAATGGAGAAAGACAAACTACAATGCATCAAGGACGAGCTGGCCAACGG ATCCTCATCCGTTCAATGCGCTGACGGCAAGTCTTACGAGATCACCCCTGATCTGGTCAAGATTGCGCCCATCACTGTTACCGAGCACA TGCGAGAATTCACTCCTAACGTCATTGAGCCCTCTTTCGGTATTGGTCGTATCCTCTACTCTTTGCTCGAACACAGCTACTGGGCTCGAGAACAGGACAAAGCACGAGGT GTACTCTCCCTTCCCGCGCTTGTCGCGCCTATCAAATGCCTGATCGTCACCATCAGTCAAGACCCCTCGCTCCGAAACCTCATTCACGATGTTT CCCGAAGAATGAGAAGACTCGGCATCGCCAGTCGAGTTGACGATTCTGGTGCTTCCATCGGTAAGAAGTACGCTCGAAATGATGAGCTTGGTACACCTTTCGGCTGTACTGTCGACTTTGCCT CTATACAAAACGGTACCATGACACTTCGAGAGCGAGACTCTACTTCTCAATTGATCGGTcagatcgacgatgtcATCGCCGTCGTTGATGAGCTGGTCAAGGGTACTCTGGACTGGGAGGGTGcatcgaagaagctggaatCATACAGCGGTGTCCAGGACGTTGCAGAGTAG
- a CDS encoding methionine-tRNA ligase, beta subunit, whose amino-acid sequence MSAVSEFVAAAEKADPSLVGTEDKDKAEIAKLVGQTEAMVKDLPALDEKLTPLTYLYSNFPSSADVSLYAHLHPSLISASPSQHPNQPSLLRYFLQIQSLPAVQSAQSSLPNSFPSLDIDVSTLPVPERKAPAPKVKKEKKAAAAPTTAAGVAESVSGAVSAAVGAVTGAASSAAQTVKDAVVGAVPETAAAAGAPQEGGKKKEKKEKKEKPAKAQAVKEEPTGPLPSMIDMRVGKVLDVKRHPDADSLYVESIDVGEAEPRTVCSGLVKYMTEEEIRGATIIVICNLKPVTMRGVKSFAMLLCASSKDGKTEGGVEFVLPPAGSQPGEKIYFEGEKYENATPEPQLNPKKKVFETIQPGFITLDNLDAAWVDPETKSVHRIRTKDGVCKAKSFVGASLS is encoded by the exons ATGTCTGCAGTGTCAGAGTTCGTAGCAGCCGCCGAGAAGGCTGATCCTTCGCTCGTTGGCAccgaggacaaggacaaggctGAGATCGCAAAGCTTGTCGGACAGACCGAGGCTATGGTCAAAGATCTCCCT GCACTTGACGAGAAACTCACCCCTCTGACATACCTTTACTCCaacttcccttcctccgccgatgtcagcttgtaTGCTCATCTCCACCCTTCGCTC ATCTCCGCTTCACCATCTCAACATCCGAATCAaccttccctccttcgaTACTTCCTCCAGATCCAATCCCTTCCCGCCGTCCAATCCGCTCAATCTTCGCTTCCTAACTCGTTCCCATCGCTCGACATCGACGTTTCCACCCTTCCTGTGCCTGAGCGAAAGGCCCCCGCACcaaaggtgaagaaggagaagaaggccgcTGCTGCACCCACTACCGCTGCCGGTGTGGCGGAGAGCGTAAGTGGAGCTGTATCAGCTGCTGTTGGGGCTGTGACAGGTgccgcttcttcagctGCTCAGACCGTCAAAGATGCTGTTGTCGGTGCTGTTCCGGAAACCGCGGCCGCTGCTGGTGCTCCTCaggaaggtggaaagaagaaggagaagaaggagaagaaggagaaaccGGCAAAGGCTCAAgcggtgaaggaggaacCGACCGGACCTTTGCCTAGTATGATCGACATGCGAGTGGGTAAAGTgcttgatg TCAAGCGACACCCCGACGCGGACAGCTTGTACGTCGAGTCTATCGATGTTGGAGAAGCAGAGCCCCGAACGGTCTGCTCCGGCTTGGTCAAGTACAtgaccgaggaggagatcagagGAGCGACAATTATCGTCATT TGTAACCTCAAACCGGTGACTATGAGAGGAGTGAAATCTTTCGCGATGCTCTTGTGTGCTTCCTCAAAAGACGGAAagacagaaggaggagtggaattcgtccttcctcctgcgGGAAGTCAAcctggagagaagatctATTTCGAAGGCGAGAAATACGAGA ATGCCACACCTGAACCTCAACTCAACCCCAAAAAGAAGGTGTTCGAGACGATCCAACCGGGTTTCATCACGCTTGACAACCTCGACGCGGCATGGGTCGATCCTGAGACTAAGAGCGTGCACAGGATCAGAACGAAAGATGGAGTCTGCAAAGCCAAGAGCTTCGTGGGAGCAAGCTTGTCTTAG
- a CDS encoding cell differentiation protein rcd1, with the protein MYSHPPPHLAHVHHRPPTGPPTPDTDQGPGQGQAGAWSTSSSTAGAGGEGRGGEGRGGDFHNIRLEAGISLLHTCLGGVESGGGGIRPSSVMSGGGGGGASGHTPQISAGGTSTIGSGGGGGGGPLLPQNLAQHLNNPPAPPTSNQQQQQQLGGGGAGGHGSSGNSISIQNSGSGAGSNGGSGVTTGAGGGGKVLLMPNGGPPPAGSDEEKIYILITELLEPETREGALLELSKKRELYEDLALVLWGGFGIMSSLLLEIVAVYPALSPPSLTAHASNRVCNALALLQCVASHSDTRALFLNAHIPLFLYPFLNTTSKTRPFEYLRLTSLGVIGALVKQNDNSDVINFLLSTEIIPLCLRIMETGSELSKTVAIFIVQKILADDLGLQYICQTYERFYAVGTVLANMVDALVESQAVRLLKHVVRCYLRMSDNPRAREALRACLPKALQDNTFTPLLKGDMVTKRCLTTLLMNLNERTEA; encoded by the exons ATGTATTCGCAcccaccacctcatctAGCACAcgttcatcatcgaccgCCCACGGGACCTCCTACACCCGATACAGACCAGGGACCAGGACAAGGGCAAGCTGGTGCCTGGTCGACGTCTTCGTCCACCGCGGGAGCaggaggggaggggaggggaggggaggggaggggaggggatTTTCACAACATCAGATTGGAGGCGGGAATCTCGCTCCTCCATACAT GTCTGGGCGGTGTCGAAAGTGGCGGGGGTGGGATCAGACCTAGCTCAGTGATGAGCGGTGGGGGCGGCGGAGGAGCATCAGGACACACACCTCAAATTTCAGCAGGAGGAACATCGACTATCGGgtcaggaggaggtggtggtggtggaccTTTATTACCTCAAAATTTAGCTCAACATCTGAACAATCCACCTGCACCTCCTACATCAAAccaacagcagcaacaacaattGGGCGGCGGCGGCGCCGGTGGTCATGGCTCAAGTGGAaattcgatctcgatccaaAATTCAGGTTCGGGAGCCGGCTCGAACGGTGGTAGTGGAGTCACGACTGGTGCTGGGGGTGGTGGGAAGGTCCTGTTGATGCCAAATGGAGGACCTCCCCCAGCAGGTagtgacgaggagaagatatATATCCTGATAACGGAGCTTTTGGAGCCGGAGACAAGGGAGGGGGCTTTGTTGGAATTGAGTaagaagagggagttgTATGAGGATCTGGCGTTGGTCCTTTGGGGTGGATTCG GTATCATGAGctcccttcttctggaAATCGTTGCTGTCTATCCGGCACTCTCCCCGCCATCTCTCACGGCGCACGCCTCAAACCGAGTATGCAACGCACTGGCGCTCTTACAGTGTGTAGCGAGTCATTCAGACACCAGGGCGCTCTTTCtgaatg CACACATCCCTCTATTCCTTTATCCTTTCCTCAACACGACGAGCAAAACAAGACCGTTCGAGTACCTGAGATTGACATCATTAGGAGTGATTGGAGCTCTcgtgaag CAAAATGATAATTCCGACGTCATCAATTTCCTCCTGTCCACCGAGATCATCCCCCTGTGCCTTCGAATCATGGAGACTGGCTCCGAACTTTCCAAGACTGTCGCCATCTTCATTGTTCAGAAGATTCTTGCCGACGATCTCGGTTTACAGTATATTTGTCAGACTTACGAGCGGTTCTACGCGGTCGGCACGGTGTTGGCAAACATGGTGGATGCTCTTGTGGAAAGTCAGGCGGTCAGGTTGTTGAAGCACGTGGTGAGGTGTTATTTGCGGATGAGCGACAatccaag AGCACGCGAAGCTCTCCGAGCCTGTTTGCCAAAAGCACTACAAGACAACACTTTCACCCCACTTCTCAAAGGCGATATGGTCACCAAGCGATGTCTGACGACGTTACTTATGAACCTCAACGAGCGAACTGAAGCTTAA